A genomic stretch from Narcine bancroftii isolate sNarBan1 chromosome 9, sNarBan1.hap1, whole genome shotgun sequence includes:
- the fam168b gene encoding myelin-associated neurite-outgrowth inhibitor isoform X1: MNPVYSSGASGVPYANPKGIGYPAGFPVGYAAAAPAFSPTVYAGTNPAFPTGYTPGTPYKVSCSPTSGAVPPYSSSPNPYQAAVYPVRSAYPQQNPYAQQGTYYTQPLYAAPPHVIHHTTVVQPNGMPAAMYPQPIPSPRANGVAMGMVAGTTMAMSAGTLLTTHSPTPVAPHPVSMPAYRTPGTPTYNYVPSQW, translated from the exons ATGAACCCAGTCTATAGTTCAGGTGCTTCAGGAGTTCCATATGCAAATCCAAAAGGCATTGGATACCCAG CAGGTTTTCCAGTTGGCTATGCAGCAGCTGCTCCTGCCTTTTCTCCTACTGTGTATGCTGGTACTAACCCAGCCTTTCCAACAG GTTATACGCCAGGCACACCTTATAAAGTTTCATGTTCTCCAACCAGTGGAGCTGTACCACCATACTCCTCCTCTCCCAATCCATACCAGGCAGCTGTATATCCAGTTCGAAGTGCCTATCCACAACAGAATCCTTATGCACAG caAGGCACTTACTACACACAGCCACTATATGCAGCTCCACCGCATGTAATTCATCATACTACAGTTGTCCAGCCGAATGGAATGCCCGCTGCCATGTACCCACAACCAATTCCATCACCCAGAGCAAATGGTGTTGCCATGGGAATGGTAGCCGGGACCACTATGGCAATGTCAGCAG GCACTTTGTTGACTACCCATTCTCCAACGCCAGTAGCTCCTCATCCTGTTTCCATGCCTGCTTATAGGACTCCAGGAACACCGACTTACAACTACGTACCCTCTCAGTGGTGA
- the fam168b gene encoding myelin-associated neurite-outgrowth inhibitor isoform X2, whose product MNPVYSSGASGVPYANPKGIGYPGFPVGYAAAAPAFSPTVYAGTNPAFPTGYTPGTPYKVSCSPTSGAVPPYSSSPNPYQAAVYPVRSAYPQQNPYAQQGTYYTQPLYAAPPHVIHHTTVVQPNGMPAAMYPQPIPSPRANGVAMGMVAGTTMAMSAGTLLTTHSPTPVAPHPVSMPAYRTPGTPTYNYVPSQW is encoded by the exons ATGAACCCAGTCTATAGTTCAGGTGCTTCAGGAGTTCCATATGCAAATCCAAAAGGCATTGGATACCCAG GTTTTCCAGTTGGCTATGCAGCAGCTGCTCCTGCCTTTTCTCCTACTGTGTATGCTGGTACTAACCCAGCCTTTCCAACAG GTTATACGCCAGGCACACCTTATAAAGTTTCATGTTCTCCAACCAGTGGAGCTGTACCACCATACTCCTCCTCTCCCAATCCATACCAGGCAGCTGTATATCCAGTTCGAAGTGCCTATCCACAACAGAATCCTTATGCACAG caAGGCACTTACTACACACAGCCACTATATGCAGCTCCACCGCATGTAATTCATCATACTACAGTTGTCCAGCCGAATGGAATGCCCGCTGCCATGTACCCACAACCAATTCCATCACCCAGAGCAAATGGTGTTGCCATGGGAATGGTAGCCGGGACCACTATGGCAATGTCAGCAG GCACTTTGTTGACTACCCATTCTCCAACGCCAGTAGCTCCTCATCCTGTTTCCATGCCTGCTTATAGGACTCCAGGAACACCGACTTACAACTACGTACCCTCTCAGTGGTGA